The following proteins are encoded in a genomic region of Rubrobacter xylanophilus DSM 9941:
- a CDS encoding GntR family transcriptional regulator translates to MAGIDTESPVPKYYQLKEIIRDMIEKEELRAGQAIPSEREFCERYGISRMTARQAIMELVNEGLLYREQGRGTFVAEKKLQQEAVRLTSFTQDMRDRGMRASSRVLEMEVEPAGPVVARMLGVDRGTRIVRLRRVRDADGEPMALETSHLLYEVARGVLDVDLSERSLYEELRKAGVRMSRAEQSYEAGLVSEAEAEHLGVPAGSPALLIERITFDQNDRPFEYVKSTYRADRYRVTTVLHP, encoded by the coding sequence TTGGCCGGCATAGACACCGAGAGCCCCGTTCCCAAGTACTACCAGCTCAAGGAGATCATCCGGGACATGATCGAGAAGGAGGAGCTGAGGGCCGGGCAGGCCATACCCTCGGAGCGGGAGTTCTGCGAGCGGTACGGCATAAGCCGGATGACGGCGCGCCAGGCGATAATGGAGCTGGTCAACGAGGGGCTGCTGTACCGGGAGCAGGGGCGGGGCACCTTCGTCGCGGAGAAGAAGCTCCAGCAGGAGGCGGTCCGGCTCACGAGCTTCACCCAGGACATGCGGGACCGGGGGATGCGGGCCTCCAGCCGGGTGCTGGAGATGGAGGTGGAGCCGGCGGGTCCGGTGGTGGCCAGGATGCTGGGGGTGGACCGGGGGACGAGGATCGTCCGCCTGCGCCGGGTGCGCGACGCCGACGGGGAGCCGATGGCGCTGGAGACCAGCCACCTGCTCTACGAGGTCGCCCGGGGCGTTCTCGACGTGGATCTCTCGGAACGTTCGCTCTACGAGGAGCTCAGGAAGGCGGGGGTCAGGATGTCCCGCGCCGAGCAGAGCTACGAGGCGGGGCTGGTGAGCGAGGCCGAGGCGGAGCACCTCGGCGTTCCCGCCGGGAGCCCGGCCCTGCTCATCGAGAGGATCACCTTCGACCAGAACGACCGCCCCTTCGAGTACGTGAAGAGCACCTACCGGGCCGACCGCTACCGGGTCACCACGGTACTGCACCCTTAG
- a CDS encoding SDR family NAD(P)-dependent oxidoreductase, whose protein sequence is MPEPKERVAVVTGAARGIGRRVALELAARGYAVAANDLRAPGATLEELEGVGARALALPGDVADERAVRGMVRAVEEAFGRVDVLVNNAGISLIKPAEETTPAEWRRVVEVNLTGPFLTCRYFGFLMLRQGSGSIVNVSSVAGLLGISDRAAYNASKHGLVGLTRTLAAEWGGRGVRVNAVCPGWVKTEMDAEDQAGGGYTDEDIAGRTPMGRFATPEDVAAAVAFLADSGQSGYVNGHALSVDGGWYADGSWESLRRRKQAPSP, encoded by the coding sequence TTGCCGGAACCGAAGGAGAGGGTGGCCGTCGTCACCGGGGCGGCGCGCGGCATCGGCCGGCGGGTGGCCCTGGAGCTCGCCGCGAGGGGGTACGCCGTAGCGGCCAACGACCTCCGGGCTCCGGGGGCGACGCTGGAGGAGCTGGAGGGCGTGGGCGCGAGGGCGCTCGCCCTCCCCGGCGACGTCGCCGACGAGAGGGCGGTGCGCGGCATGGTCCGGGCGGTGGAGGAGGCCTTCGGGCGGGTGGACGTGCTCGTGAACAACGCGGGGATCAGCCTCATCAAACCCGCCGAGGAGACCACCCCCGCCGAGTGGCGGCGCGTCGTGGAGGTGAACCTCACCGGCCCCTTCCTGACGTGCCGCTACTTCGGCTTCCTGATGCTCCGGCAGGGCTCCGGGAGCATCGTGAACGTGAGCTCGGTCGCCGGGCTGCTCGGGATCTCCGACCGGGCCGCCTACAACGCCAGCAAGCACGGCCTCGTCGGGCTCACCCGGACCCTGGCCGCCGAGTGGGGCGGCCGCGGCGTGAGGGTCAACGCCGTCTGCCCCGGGTGGGTGAAGACCGAGATGGACGCCGAGGACCAGGCCGGGGGCGGCTACACCGACGAGGACATCGCCGGCCGCACCCCCATGGGGCGCTTCGCCACCCCCGAGGACGTGGCCGCCGCCGTGGCCTTTCTCGCCGATTCCGGGCAGAGCGGCTACGTAAACGGACATGCGCTCTCGGTGGACGGCGGCTGGTACGCCGACGGGAGCTGGGAGAGCCTCAGGCGCCGAAAGCAGGCCCCCTCCCCTTGA
- a CDS encoding CbtB domain-containing protein yields the protein MEWSSSGRTPLLVCGGLAAIALTLYAVLFDNGALLVPLLGEAAKTQNYLHELFHDGRHVLGVPCH from the coding sequence GTGGAGTGGAGCTCCTCCGGCAGGACGCCGCTTCTGGTCTGCGGCGGGCTCGCCGCGATCGCCCTGACCCTGTACGCCGTCCTCTTCGACAACGGCGCGCTGCTTGTGCCCCTTCTGGGCGAGGCGGCGAAGACCCAGAACTACCTGCACGAGCTGTTCCACGACGGGCGGCACGTGCTCGGCGTCCCCTGCCACTGA
- a CDS encoding CbtA family protein, translated as MTAVCLRRGLAAGLVAGVLAGLFALVFAEPAMDRAVALEERHHEEVFTRGQQKAGLVLATALYGASAGGVFGLLAARFGGRVPLRGERGRSLALAGALFCGAALLPFLKYPPLPPGASDPSTLAQRTAAYLALVVLGPLSVAVALRAGAAVGGALRLPAAALSLAALWGVLLLAMPSFGGGLAALPEGLVREFRLASLATQAVLWGGIGLLFGLLGGRGEGASP; from the coding sequence ATGACGGCCGTCTGCCTCCGCCGGGGGCTGGCCGCCGGGCTCGTGGCGGGCGTTCTGGCCGGGCTTTTCGCCCTCGTCTTCGCGGAGCCCGCCATGGACCGCGCCGTCGCCCTCGAGGAGCGCCACCACGAGGAGGTCTTCACCCGCGGCCAGCAGAAGGCCGGCCTCGTTCTGGCCACCGCCCTCTATGGGGCCTCGGCCGGGGGGGTCTTCGGGCTGCTCGCGGCGCGCTTCGGGGGGAGGGTGCCGCTGCGGGGCGAGCGGGGGAGGAGCCTCGCCCTGGCGGGGGCGCTCTTCTGCGGGGCCGCGCTGCTGCCCTTCCTGAAGTACCCGCCGCTCCCGCCCGGCGCCTCCGACCCCTCGACCCTGGCGCAGCGCACCGCGGCCTACCTGGCGCTGGTGGTCTTGGGGCCGCTCTCCGTGGCGGTGGCCCTTCGCGCCGGCGCGGCGGTGGGGGGAGCCCTCCGCCTGCCCGCCGCGGCGCTCTCGCTCGCGGCGCTCTGGGGCGTGCTGCTTCTGGCGATGCCCTCCTTCGGCGGCGGTCTCGCCGCCCTCCCCGAGGGGCTCGTGCGGGAGTTCAGGCTCGCCTCGCTCGCCACCCAGGCGGTGCTGTGGGGCGGGATCGGGCTCCTCTTCGGCCTCCTGGGCGGGCGCGGGGAGGGGGCCTCCCCTTGA